The genomic region CGAGCACGGCCGCATCAAGACGACTGAGCCCAAGGCGAGGGCGTTGCGGCCCTATGCGGAGAAGCTCATCACCCACGCCAAGAAGGGTGCGCTGCACAACCGGCGCGAGGTGATGAAGAAGATCCGCGACAAGGACGTCGTGCACACCTTGTTCGCCGAGATCGCGCCGTTCTACGCCGACCGCAACGGCGGCTACACCCGCATCATCAAGGTCGAGAACCGCAAGGGCGACAACGCCCCGATGGCGGTCATCGAGCTGGTGCGGGAGAAGACGGTGACCGACGAGGCCAACCGGGCGCGCCGTGCCGCGGCTTCGCAGGCCAAGGCTGAGGAAGCCAAGGCCGAGGAGGCTCCGGCTGAGGAAGCCAAGGCCGAGGAGACCGCTGAGGCTCCCGCCGCCGAGGCCGCCGAGGGCGAAGCCGACAAGGATGCCGACAAGTAGTCCTGACGACTCAGTGAACAACCCCGTCACCGCCCCCGGTGGCGGGGTTGTTCGTCTTCGTCTCGACATCGCCTACGACGGAACCGATTTCGCGGGCTGGGCGGTGCAGGCGAGTCAACGCACCGTGGCCGGGGTGATCGAGGACGCGCTGTCGACGGTGTTCCGCACCCGGATCCAGTTGCGCGCGGCCGGCCGCACCGACACCGGGGTGCACGCCACCGCTCAGGTGGCCCACGCCGACATCCCCGCCGACGCGCTGCCGCGCGCCTATCCGCGCACCACCCGGCCCGGCGACGCCGAGTTCACCCCGCTGGTGCGGCGGCTGGCCCGGCTGCTGCCCGGTGACGTGCGGGTGCTCGACATCGTCCGTGCCCCAGCGGGTTTCGACGCCCGGTTCTCCGCGCTGCGGCGGCACTACACGTACCGGCTGTCGACGGCGCCGTACGGGGTGGAGCCGCAGGACACCCGGTTCGTCACGGCCTGGCCGCGACCGCTGGACGTCGATGCGATGAACGAGGCGTCGCGGCCGCTGCTCGGGCTGCACGACTTCGCGGCGTTCTGCCGGCACCGCGAGGGCGCCACCACGATTCGGGAACTGCAGCGGCTGGACTGGACCCGTGACGGCCACCGCGTCACCGCACACGTCACCGCCGACGCGTTCTGCTGGTCGATGGTGCGCTCGCTGGTGGGGGCGATCCTGGCCGTCGGCGAGCACCGCCGCGAACCGGGTTGGCTGGCAGGGCTGTTGACCGCCGACCGGCGCTCCAGCGAGTTCGCCGCGGCCCCGCCGCAGGGGCTCACGCTGGTCGGGGTGGACTACCCGCCCGACGACGAGCTCGAAGCCCGCACCCACATCACCCGCGATCTGCGGATCCTCGACAAATAGCGCCGCTAGATACGGGCGACGATGAAGTCGGCGGCCTGGTTGACCATGCCGGCGTTGATGTAGGCGCGCGCCAGGTGGTCGGGCCAGTTGGCCTGCCAGGTCTCCGGATCGGCCGGGTTGCAGATCGGGTCGGCGCCGTGGCACAGCTCGATCGTGCGCTCGTTGTAGAGCGGGTTGAAGTTGGTGATCGGCCCCACCCAGGCGATGCCGTTGCCGAACAGCGCGACCGCGGCGATATGGCGGTCCATGCCCGGCGGCAGCGGGTTCTTGAAGCCGAACGCCGCGATCGGCGCGGCCAGCACCACGTCGGTGACCGCGGCGCCCAACGAGTAGCCGCCCAGCACCAGCCGGGTGTCGGGGCAGCGGGCGGCCATGTCCTGGATGCGCGCGCTCATGTCGTTGGCGCCGATGTCGACCTGGTAGTCGGCCGGATAGGCGACCGAGTACAGCGCGACGTTCTTCTTGGTCTTACTGCGGATCGCGCCGATGAGCGCGTTGCCGATCGCTCCGGGTCCGGGCGGCTCGGTGCGGCCCCGGGCGAAGATCAGCTCGGCGTCGGGGCAGGCCGCGGCGGCAGTCGGAACAACAGCGGTGGGTGTGCCGGGCAGAACCGACGGGGCGAGCAATCCTGCGATGGCGATGACGATGGCGCCGGCGACGGTGGAACCGCGGCGGCGCAGACGGCCAACAAGATCAGGTTGCACCCCGCCGATCTTATCGGATCGAATCGACGTGCCCGAAAAGTCGCGGTCCGCTACAGCAGCGGGGCAACGAAGTTCGCCGCCGCGACGGCCATCGCGTGGTAGTCGCTGTGCGCGAACGGGTTGCGGCCCGGCGAGCAGATCGGATCGCCGTTGGTGCACAGGTCGATGGCCCGGCCTGCGAACATCGGCGACGAGGTGATCGGCTTGCCGAACTTCGCGGCGGGGTTGCCGAACGCCGCGACCGCCGCGACCTTCTGCGCCAGCCCCGCAGGCAGTGGCTGTCCGATGGTGCCGAGCCCGTCGCCCAGCGGCGGCACCCCGGCGAGCATGTCGACCACGGCGGCGCCCTGCGAGAACCCGCCGAGCACGACCCGACTGTTCGGGCAGTTCCGCGAGAGGTTGTCGATGAACGCCGACGCGTCCGCGGCGCCGTCGGTGGCCAGCGTGAAGTCGTAGCTGGCGGGATAGTTCACCCCGTACGCGGTCAGCGTGCGGCCGCCGATCTGCGGGCGCAGCGCGTCGACCAGCGACTGGCCGACCCGGCCGATGCCGGGCGGCTCACCGGTCCCGCGAGCGAACACCACCACGACATCGGAGCACTCCTGCGCCGCGGCGGCCGGCGTCGACAGGAACGGCAGCACACACGCGGCGGCCGCGGTTACGGCGGAGACGAGTACGCGCAACCTCACGGGCTCAGATGATATCCGGGCCGGTGCGGAATTCGGTCAGACCAGGCTCGCGACGAAGCTGGCGGCCTGCTGCGTCAGCCCGGCGCTCACATAGTCGTCGTGCGCGAACGGATTTCGGCCCCGCGAGCAGATCGGGTCGCCGTCCTTGCACAGATCGATGGCGCGGCCCGCGAACACCGACCGGGTGAGCGGCAGGCTGAACTTGGCGGACGGGTTACCGAACACGGCGACGGCGGCGACGTTGGGCAGCAGGCTCGCGGGCAGCGGCGGCGCCGAGCCGACCGCCCCGACCTTGTTGCCCAGCGGCGGCACCCCGGCGAGCATGTCGACCACCGCGGCGCCCTGCGAGTAGCCGCCCAGTACCAGGCGGGTCTGCGGACAGTTCTGCGCCATGTACGCCACCCGGTTGGTCGCGTCGATCGCCCCGTCGGCGGCGGCCAGGAAGTCGTAGGACGCCGGGTAGTTCACCGCGTAGCCGTTGACGCTGCGGCCCTGCACCATGGCGCGCAGCGCGTTGACGAACGCGTCGCCGGGCGTGCCGAGGCCGGGGGTGTCGTTGGTGCCGCGGGCGAAGATCACCTCGATGTCCGGGCACCCCGGCCGCTGCGCCGGGGCCGCGACCGGTCCCGGATCGGCGCCCGCACCGTGACCAGGGTCGACGGGGCCGGGCGGAGGGCCGGGTTGGGCTGTCGCCAGCGGGACCGGGCCGGCCAGAACGGCGACCGCGGCGACGACGGCGGACAGCCGGGCGCGCAGCAAAGTCACGCCGACATACTCACATACCCGGGTGTCCGCTGCCTAGCAGGGCACTTTGTCCGTGCTCGGCTCGCCTGCCGGACCGTCGGGCCAGGTGACCTCGGTGAGCGCCTCGGCGGACTCGGACCGGTCGCCCGCGCGGGCCAGCGCCAGGCCGGCCAGCACGATGGCGCCGCCGACGGCCTGCGTCGCGGTCATCGCCTCGCCGAGCAGCACCCACGCCGCCAGCACCGCGAACATCACCTCGGACAGTCCGACCAGCGACGCGAACCGCGGCTGGAGCCGGGAGATGCCCATGATGCCCAGCGTGTAGGCGACCGCGGTGGCGATGACGCCCAGCGCGACGACCGGAACCAGCCACGAGACCGTGAACCCGGCGACCACGGCGTCGTTGGCGGTGAACCTCAGCGGCATCGCACCGCTGATCCCGAGCAGCGTGACCGCGGCCGAGCCGACGACCAGCCCGGCCGCCGACAGCGTCACCGGGTCGATGCCCTCGCCGTCGGCGCCGTGCGCCGTCTTGGCCGACAGCACGAAGTAACAGGCGGCGCAGACCGCCGCGGCCAGGCCCCAGCCCACGCCGACCAGGTTGATGTGCGCACCCGCGAACACGTCGAGCACCAGCATGATCCCGGCGATCGCCAGCGCGACGCCGGCCAGCGTCAAGGTGGTGGGGCGGCGCCGGGTGGTGGCCCAGACCCAGCCGACGACGATGACCGGCGAGGTGTACTCCAGCAGCAGGGCCACGCCGACCGACAGATGCGCCACGGCGTTGTAGTAGAAGAGCTGTGCGCCGGCGATCGGGATCACGCCGTAGGCCAGCACGATCCCCGGGTGGCGCAGCGCCTCGCGGATCCAGTCGCGCTTGAGGATCGTCGCGACGACCGCCATCACCAGCGCGCCACCCGCCAGCCGGGCCACGACCGCCGCGGTCGGGCTCCAGCCGGCGGTCATCAGCGCCTTGGCGAACGGGCCCGAACTGCCGAACGCCAGCGCAGAGCCCACGGCGAGCATCAGCCCGAGCCGAAAGTGATCTGTGGCCGGACGCGCACCGGTCTCCGCCACGGCCATGACCGCCTCCCGAAGTGTGTAATGAGTAAAATGAGCTTTGGTAATGACATTAATGACGGAAGGCGTCATGAGTCAAATGCGTTTTAGTCATGACACCGAGCTCACACTGCGGGCGGCGTGTGCGCTGGTCAACAGCGACCGCGTGGACGGTGAGCAGCTCGGCGAGATGTCCGCGCTGAACGCCTTCCTCGACGCCTACGGCTGGACCGGCCGCCGCGACTACGACGACGCCGAACTCGAGTCGGTGCACCGGCTGCGCAAGCGGCTCGGCAAGATCTGGGCGGCCGCCGACGACGAGGAGCGTGTCGTCGGGCTGGTCAACGCGCTGCTCGCCGACACCAAGGCCTCGCCGTGGCTGACCCGCCATCCCGAGATGCCCGAATGGCACCTGCACCTGGCGTCCATCCACGACCCGCTGTGGCAGCGGATGGGCGCGGAGATGGCGATGGCGCTGGCCGACCTGATCCGCGGCGGCGAACTGCGCCGCCTGAAGACCTGCGCGGCCTCGGACTGCGAGGCGGTGCTGATCGACCTGTCGCGCAACCGGTCCGGCAAGTTCTGCGACACCGGCAACTGCGGCAACCGCCAGCACGTCGCGGCCTACCGCGAACGGCGCGCGAAAGAGGGCTGAGCGGGTAGCGTCTGCGCCGTGGGGGAGACCCGGCGCGATATCGACATCGCGCTCTACGGCGCGACGGGGGCGGTCGGCAGGCTCACCGCCGCCTACCTGGCGCGCGCCGGGGTGCGGGTCGCGCTGTCCGGCCGCAGTGCGGAGCGTCTCGACGCGCTGCGGTCCTCGCTGCCCGGTGAGGCCCGCAGCTGGCCGGTGATCGCCGCCGCCGACCGCCCGGATGTGTTGCAAGGGTTGGCTGATCGGGCACGGGTGGTGATCAGCGCGGTCGGGCCGTACGCCGCGCACGGCCTGCCCGTGGTCGAGGCGTGTGTGGCCGGCGGCGCCGACTACGTCGACCTGGCCGCGGAGGTGCCGTTCGTGCGGCGCAGCATCGACCGGTACCACGGGCCCGCCGAGCGGGCCGGGGTGCGGATCGTGCACTCCTGCGGATTCGATTCCATCCCTTCGGATCTGACGGTCTACGCGCTGCACCGCGCGGCGGCCGCCGACGACACCGGTGAACTGGCCGACACCACGTTCGTGCTGCGCTCGGCCACCTACGCGATGGGCTTCTCCCGCGGCACCGTCGACACCATGTTCGAGCTGATGCGCAGCGGCTTCGGCGATCCCGCGGTGCGGGCGCTGCTCGACGACCCGTACGGGCTGAGCCCGCGCCGCGACGCCGAGCCGGATCTCGGTCCGCAACCGGACATCTCGCTGCGCCGGGGCGAGGAGATCGCACCCGAACTGGCCGGGCTGTGGACGAGCGGCTACCTGATGGCGCTGTACAACACCCGCTGCGTGCGCCGCACCAACGCGCTGCTGGGCTGGCGGTACGGCCGCCGGTTCCGCTACACCGAGACCGCGAGCATGGGATCCTCGCCCGCCGCACCGGCGATGGCGATGATGACCAACGCGACCATCACCGGCGCTTCCCGGCTCGGCGGCGCCTACCTGAGGCTGGCGCCACCCGGGTTGCTGGAGAGCCTGATCCCGCAGCCGCCCGGCGACGCGCCGGCGCGCGGCGACTACCTGGTCGAGACCTACACCACCACGACGCGCGGCGCGCGGTACGTGGCGGCGGTGGCGCAGCACGGCGACCCGGGCTACGCGGCGACGGCGGTGCTGCTCGGGCAGAGCGCGCTGGCGCTGGTGGCAGACCGTGACCGGCTGCCGCAGCGCTTCGGGGTGCTGACCCCGGCCGCGGCGATGGGCGACGTGCTGCTGAACCGCCTTGCCGCCGCGGGGGTTACGGTGCGCACCGCGCGGCTGCGCTGACCTCAGGGCAGATAGAAACCCCGGATCCGGTAGCGGTGGCCGCGGCCGAGCAGCGCGTTGGCCGCCTGCAACCCGGAGGCCACCGCGGCCTCGATGCAGCCGGCGTTGAACCCCGAGTCGGTCCAGTCGCCGGCCAGCACGAGGTTGTCGTATCCGCTCTCGTCGGAGCGCAGCCGGTACCGGTCGGACCCGGGCACCGACTGCACATAGCGGTCGGACGGGTCGATGTTGACGCTGACGTGCTGGGTCGCCAGCGCGTCAGCGCCCACCCGGCCGTCGGCGCCGACCAGCAGATCCCAAGCGAAGCCGCCCTCGGTGACGGCGCCGGGCAGATACAGGCCGACGTGGTTGTCGAGGTAGTCGACGGCAGCGTCGAACACCGCCTGCCTGCAGGCCGCGACGTAGGCGTCCGGTGCGGTGGGCGGCGGCCACGGCGCGGCCAGCGCCCCGCAGAAGTAGCCGACGGTGCGCGGCGTCCCGGGATCCGGCCACTGCTCGGCCCACAGCGTCTGCGGCATCGACGCCCAGGTGTCGAACGGGGAGACGTAGCCGCTGGTGGTGACCCCGGGCAGGGTCCAGCCCAGCTCGCTCTCCTCAGGTCGCAGCCACAGCTGGAATGCCTGTGTCGCAACGGTTCTGATGTGGGTGCACATCTCCCGCCACTGTGGGCTGTCGGCGATCAGCTCACCCGAGATCAGCTCCACCATGCCCAGCGAGGCGGCCAGCACGACGTGGTCGAAGTCCACCCCGCGGCGCAGCACCCGGGTCTCGACGTCGGCGCGGACCCCGAAATGCGAC from Mycolicibacterium phlei harbors:
- a CDS encoding CGNR zinc finger domain-containing protein produces the protein MRFSHDTELTLRAACALVNSDRVDGEQLGEMSALNAFLDAYGWTGRRDYDDAELESVHRLRKRLGKIWAAADDEERVVGLVNALLADTKASPWLTRHPEMPEWHLHLASIHDPLWQRMGAEMAMALADLIRGGELRRLKTCAASDCEAVLIDLSRNRSGKFCDTGNCGNRQHVAAYRERRAKEG
- a CDS encoding saccharopine dehydrogenase family protein, which produces MGETRRDIDIALYGATGAVGRLTAAYLARAGVRVALSGRSAERLDALRSSLPGEARSWPVIAAADRPDVLQGLADRARVVISAVGPYAAHGLPVVEACVAGGADYVDLAAEVPFVRRSIDRYHGPAERAGVRIVHSCGFDSIPSDLTVYALHRAAAADDTGELADTTFVLRSATYAMGFSRGTVDTMFELMRSGFGDPAVRALLDDPYGLSPRRDAEPDLGPQPDISLRRGEEIAPELAGLWTSGYLMALYNTRCVRRTNALLGWRYGRRFRYTETASMGSSPAAPAMAMMTNATITGASRLGGAYLRLAPPGLLESLIPQPPGDAPARGDYLVETYTTTTRGARYVAAVAQHGDPGYAATAVLLGQSALALVADRDRLPQRFGVLTPAAAMGDVLLNRLAAAGVTVRTARLR
- a CDS encoding cutinase family protein; the protein is MLRARLSAVVAAVAVLAGPVPLATAQPGPPPGPVDPGHGAGADPGPVAAPAQRPGCPDIEVIFARGTNDTPGLGTPGDAFVNALRAMVQGRSVNGYAVNYPASYDFLAAADGAIDATNRVAYMAQNCPQTRLVLGGYSQGAAVVDMLAGVPPLGNKVGAVGSAPPLPASLLPNVAAVAVFGNPSAKFSLPLTRSVFAGRAIDLCKDGDPICSRGRNPFAHDDYVSAGLTQQAASFVASLV
- the truA gene encoding tRNA pseudouridine(38-40) synthase TruA yields the protein MPTSSPDDSVNNPVTAPGGGVVRLRLDIAYDGTDFAGWAVQASQRTVAGVIEDALSTVFRTRIQLRAAGRTDTGVHATAQVAHADIPADALPRAYPRTTRPGDAEFTPLVRRLARLLPGDVRVLDIVRAPAGFDARFSALRRHYTYRLSTAPYGVEPQDTRFVTAWPRPLDVDAMNEASRPLLGLHDFAAFCRHREGATTIRELQRLDWTRDGHRVTAHVTADAFCWSMVRSLVGAILAVGEHRREPGWLAGLLTADRRSSEFAAAPPQGLTLVGVDYPPDDELEARTHITRDLRILDK
- a CDS encoding EamA family transporter, translating into MAVAETGARPATDHFRLGLMLAVGSALAFGSSGPFAKALMTAGWSPTAAVVARLAGGALVMAVVATILKRDWIREALRHPGIVLAYGVIPIAGAQLFYYNAVAHLSVGVALLLEYTSPVIVVGWVWATTRRRPTTLTLAGVALAIAGIMLVLDVFAGAHINLVGVGWGLAAAVCAACYFVLSAKTAHGADGEGIDPVTLSAAGLVVGSAAVTLLGISGAMPLRFTANDAVVAGFTVSWLVPVVALGVIATAVAYTLGIMGISRLQPRFASLVGLSEVMFAVLAAWVLLGEAMTATQAVGGAIVLAGLALARAGDRSESAEALTEVTWPDGPAGEPSTDKVPC
- a CDS encoding cutinase family protein — its product is MRLRVLVSAVTAAAACVLPFLSTPAAAAQECSDVVVVFARGTGEPPGIGRVGQSLVDALRPQIGGRTLTAYGVNYPASYDFTLATDGAADASAFIDNLSRNCPNSRVVLGGFSQGAAVVDMLAGVPPLGDGLGTIGQPLPAGLAQKVAAVAAFGNPAAKFGKPITSSPMFAGRAIDLCTNGDPICSPGRNPFAHSDYHAMAVAAANFVAPLL
- a CDS encoding cutinase family protein, which codes for MQPDLVGRLRRRGSTVAGAIVIAIAGLLAPSVLPGTPTAVVPTAAAACPDAELIFARGRTEPPGPGAIGNALIGAIRSKTKKNVALYSVAYPADYQVDIGANDMSARIQDMAARCPDTRLVLGGYSLGAAVTDVVLAAPIAAFGFKNPLPPGMDRHIAAVALFGNGIAWVGPITNFNPLYNERTIELCHGADPICNPADPETWQANWPDHLARAYINAGMVNQAADFIVARI
- the rplQ gene encoding 50S ribosomal protein L17: MPKPTKGPRLGGSSSHQKALLANLATSLFEHGRIKTTEPKARALRPYAEKLITHAKKGALHNRREVMKKIRDKDVVHTLFAEIAPFYADRNGGYTRIIKVENRKGDNAPMAVIELVREKTVTDEANRARRAAASQAKAEEAKAEEAPAEEAKAEETAEAPAAEAAEGEADKDADK